Part of the Halorhabdus utahensis DSM 12940 genome, GGATTCCCTTCAGCGTTCGAATTCCCCGGCGGGCCAGATCTGCTTGGCTTCCCACCGGGATTACCTTCTGGCGCACCGTGGCCGTCCGGAACATCCCCATCTGGCCCATGCAGGTAACAGTGATCATCTGAATCAGAAACCAGGTTCTGGCACGGCTTTCCTGTGGTCGTATCCTGCCAGCCACATATGGCTGAATTCGGTCCCTTGGTGGCCATCTGTTCCTTAGTTCGTGTTTCGTTTCTAAATACTTCTAAACCACTGCTGAAACCGATATACCGCACACGGCCATAGGACATCAGTCCGGAAGTTCAAGCCAAATGCCCACAATAATGAATTATGCCCGATCTTGGTGCACCACACGAAATGATACTGTCTTTTCTCGAACAGAAAGACCCGGATATTCGGACAAAATATACTGAATATAAAAAGGAGCGATTAGACCCGCTTCCAGACGTTTCCCGAACATCGCTCGATAAGGAGCAGAAAAATGCAGTGTTCCCTCTGCTTCTGAAATCTGAAATTGCCATGCACCAAGCCACTGATAGAAGGCCAGATATGATGCCTAATGATGCCTTCAGTGCGATGGGATTTTGTTCTTTTTTAGACGTGTTAGAAGATATTGATATCGTGGATCCGCATGGGAATACGATATCAAACGATTTGGCAGATCTGTATGGCAGGGCAATTGTGGATGACCCTGAATCCTTCTGGGATATCTACTTCGAAATGGAAGTTGCCCATAAATTTGTTCTCGAAGATTTAGAGGCCTATCCAATAGATGAATCAGAGATAGATGGATCGGGTTCGGATGTTCTCTACAAATCTGGCAATCGGGATTATTGGGTTGAATGCAAGAACAAACGACAGTCTACCAGTTATGAATGGGAATTAGAAAGATTGGGGCGGGAGATATCTGACCGTCTATGGATTGAACACAGTCTGGAGGATGCTATTGGTGAGGATAGTTTTGCCATCCAAGTATCCAGTGATCAGGATATCTCGTCTGAGGTTATTGAGGAAAGCGATTCTAGGGAACAGCTGATCGAGAGGCTAGCCGAGGAGCTATCAGAGATGATCAGCGACCGTGAATCCACGAGAGAAGTAGAAGTACTGAATACCGATTTTGAGCTAGAATTGATAGGCTACCACAGTGGCCGATATCCAATTCAACTAACGGATGAAGGGATGGAAGCACTGAATAAACGTGCAAATCTGGCCAAGATAACCAACCCATATCAGCATCTTGGCATCAACCCAGATATCATCGATTCAAATGGTCACGGTATGGTTCACGCCGAGAACACCGGCGATAACGAAATAGAGATATTCAGCACGTATGCCTTTATTCTGGATATCCCCTGGGACATTCCCTACCATTCCTGGGTATTCTCGACAATTGATGGCGTGACAGAGCAGTTCCCAGACTATCCAGACATTATGGTATTCGTGAAAATACCTGCGGGCATCATTTACCAGATGATGAACCAGCAGACAACCAATCATAGGGGTGAACAGGTTAGTAAATGGAAACGGTTGGAAGAGCGGATTATTGGTATATATGCTGATTCCGACCGTTCAGATCGGGTCAAGTCAGTAGTCCTGATGACTGATGTGGTGATTGATCAGTGGACGGATGATGGTAGACAGATTATGCAGCAGAACGCTGTAAAGTCGATTTTCAATGAGAATGTGGAGGACGAAATCCCGGGTGAATTCGTTGATATGGTCGAAGGTATGAACAAGATCGAGAACCATTTGACCAGAGCAGGCCGGTTCACTCTGAATGACCAGCATCTGTAACTAATCGGGATAGGTAAACAGGTAAGCCACTCTACCCTACTGGATGGATTCAATTTGCAGGCACCGAATTCCAGTTAAGTAATAGATTTCTGCTCTATAAAATCAGTAGTGTCAAAGGGCATTGAGAATAGCCTAGTTCGGTGTATTTCCTGAAAAATTCCAACCCCAATTAACAAGAGCAACCGCTGTCACCATCCTGATTATGTCCAAATTCGATGACTACTTCCGGTATACATCTGAGCTTCTGCAAACGCGGTATGAGCAGTCACAAGCTATTGACCATAACCTGACTGCTGGCGAAGTGCGCGAATTGTTTGTAGAAGAATTCCTTTCTGATATGTACCCTGAGCAGTTCGTATTCGGCGATGGAGAGATCATTGATTCATCCGGTAGAGTCAGTCCCCAGGCTGATCTGGTAGTATACGATCAGCAGTCACCATTATTGACTTATGGCGGATCGAATCATTTCCTTGCTGAAGGTGTTTTAGCACATCTTGAAATCAAGTCAGATCTAACCAGTTCTGTTGATGATGTGTTAACCAAAACCGAGGGGGTGAAGGAACTAAATAAGAATTGGGTGGAGAACACCAGGGAGCAGATTGATTTACCCCATGTCTTTTCAGGAGCCTTTGCTTTCGAAGGTCCATCGCCAGAGACACTGTTAAGGCAATTGTGCGAATTCTATGATATTGAAGTGTTGCAAGAGGGAGAGCAATCTGTTATTGAGACTGGCGATTATCACTGGGGGGAAGTGATCGATGTGATTTGCGTTCTTGGTGAATACGTATTCTTCAAACACACGAGTCTTGACCGACAAGGAAACCCAACAACCACTATGCAGCTACTAGATACGGGTGAAGACAGCCTATCAGGCTTTTTTGTATTCTTAGCAGGTAGCATTTATCGAGGGATGGCTGGCAGACCTGATCTTCGCAGTTATATGTCTATGGGCGAGTATGATGCATTTGAGCTACCTGACTGAATCTCTTGGGGGATAAGGAGGAATACCATCGGATAAGATTGCAAGGAGCCCGAGTGGACTGAGATACCTGTTTGTATATTTATTAGCTTGGCAAACTAGGGCACGAGTACTATCAGAGGTATCGTATCTTATGTCCCGTGGCGTAACTGATGAAGAACTACTTGCTGAGATAGGGAGATTAGCAAAAGAACTCGGGCGTAAGCCTACAGCATCCGAAATGAACGAGAAGGGTAATTATTCTGCATCAGCCTGTCAGAATCATTTCGGAACATGGGGCAACGCATTAAAAGAAGCTGGATACGAGCCACGATACGAGCGATCTGATAGCCCGAGTGAAGAAGAGCTATTAGATTAACTTTCAGAGGTTGCTGACCGCTTGGGTCGAACCCCGAAAATGGATGATATGGATGAAGTGGGGGATTACTCGGCGAAGGTCTATTCCACACGCTTTGATTCGTGGAACGATGCGCTTTCTCGGGCAGGATTAGAGACAAATAGAGACGTTGTGCTTTCAGATGAAGATTTAATTTCCGACCTACAAAAGTTCGCCTCTGAATACGGTAAAACCCCAACACGGCGTGAGATGAATCAGGATGGGCCACATTCAGAACGACCATACATTGAGAGGTTCGGATCATGGAATGAGACACTGGATGAAGCAGGCCTGGAAATCAATCAGGCATCGCATGACCGTGATGAACCAATATCCCGCGAAGAACTACTATTTGAATTACAGCGGCTAACTGACGAACTTGGACGACCACCAACCGGCCCCGAGATGCATGATTTCGGGGCGTTCTCGCATTCGATCTACCAACGGAAATTTGATACGTGGAATAATGCCCTACGTGAAGCAGGTTTAGATCTGCACGACAACAAAGGAACACCTGATGGTGAACTAATCAGTGAAATACAATCACTTGTTGATGAGCTAGGTAGGGTACCGGCTGCCCAGGATATGAACAACAAAGGGAAATATATGCATTCTACGTATCAATCGAGATTCGGCTCGTGGAGTGATGCTGTTAGAGAAGCCGGTTATGAGCCAGTTTGGGGGCAGTCAGGATTCCCGGCCGGAGAAGAACATCCAGGGTGGAAAGGTGGTCATAAACGATACTATGGCCCATCGTGGTCATCTGCCCGTCGCAAAGCACGTGAACGTGATGGTTACACTTGCCAACGATGTGGAATGACCGACGAAGAACATCTGGATGAATATGGTCACAAACTACACGTCCATCATATCAAACCGTTCCGTACATTCGATGACCACGAAGATGCAAACGATCTAGGGAATCTGATCACGGTTTGCCTCGACTGTCACAACCGGCTTGAAGGACTGCCATTAGATTTCCAGACACCGGATTGACGGTGTATTATCTCTGTCCTATAACGCAGGGGGCGCAATTTCGGAAGATACATTTTGATCTGGTGGGGGCAACCCCCTGTTCATGGTGAAGAATTTTGCCCGCTGCCGAATGTGAGCCGGAATATGACCGTATCTGGCCGTCCCGATAAATCGATACCGGGTGATGTGTGGAAGCTCTTCATCCGGTGTCTGTAGATCCTTCAGCTCGGGTGTACCATCCCAGAACTGCTTTCCAGAAGCCCAATACAGGGCTAGCTTCCACAATTCACCAGATCTATCCCCAACCCGACGCTGACCCACTGCATCCCGAACGTTGCCTGGATCCATCGAAGCCAGATCACACAGGATCCGCATCGATTTCCCCAGGTACTGGCGGGCCGAAACCCGACTTTCCCCATCTCTGATCAGCCACCGATAATCCCGCTTCTGAACCCGACGCACATCTACGATCCGGCCCTGTTTCTGACCCCAGTAATTCGATAGAGCTTCCTGGGACGCTACCCAATTCACCCCGAACAGCAGCATGTGCAGGTGGGGAAGCCCGCTGTCTGACCATTCCAGCACATACAGGTTATCTGGTCGGAAGCCCAGACGTTCCGGTGCGTCCCCCTTTGGTTCGTAATCCAGCCAAGCCATGAAGCGGTTTTTCGTTTCCAGCAGCGATTCCACCGCATCCAGGGCCGAATCATGCAGTTTCGGATCAGTAGTGACTGAAACCAGGGCTGCCCTGTCGTGTTCCTCTGCTGCCCGATCCAATGCATCGGTGAACCCATCCCGAATATCGGACGCTTTCCCCGGGGTATTGAATCTGGTTTGATAGGGAATGGCCAGGTATTCCGGTCCGGATCCACGCACCCGTTCGAACAGATTCCACCTGTCGGCTATGCTTCCAAGTTCCGTCGCCAATTCATCAAGCAGATCAGCCCGGATCGAATCTGCATCGATCATCGTATGCTTCGACAGGTAGGATTCAGCCCGTTCCCTGGCGTACCGATCCCGGGATTCACCCCTTAACGCATCCACCCCGTCGCAGTCATGCCTTTTTGCCGGATGCTTACTACGGTTCAAGTGAAACACGTCGGGTGTCGGTTCCACCCACAGATCCCCGCCCCTTCTGGCGATTAGGAACATATCGTGACGTTCGAAGAACCGGCGGGCCAGTTGGTAATCCCGAGTGTCATAATCCGGGGACCCACCTTCGAACACGTCCCGAACGATCTTCACTAACGGTGTGCCTTCCGGGGTGTTCCGGACGTATTTGAACAGTTTCGTCTTAGCCGCTTCACGCCAGGGCGCATCCCAGGGGGTGTTGTGATCCCCGGGACTTTTACAGCCGCCAGTGCGTCCCGTGGGCCGTCCCAGAACCCCTTCCAGCAGTGGATGGGCCGGGGGATTCACGCCGACCCCCCACCGAAGTAGTATCATAATCCCGATAAGAAGCCGCAAAACCGCTATACGTAGTTAAGTAGTGGAATTGTAAAGAATTTGTCTTAAGCCGGTGGGGGGATTTGAACCCCCGGCCTAATCCTTACGAAGGATTCGCTCTAGCCAGTCTGAGCTACACCGGCCTGCAATAAAACGTAGTAGCGATGACCGCAATAAGGATTGCGAATCGGAGGCCCGTCGGGACTCACTCACACGTCGAAGTCGCGGTGGTTCTCAACGGGACAGACGTACGTCCAGAACGACGTTTAGCTCGTGAGGTGCGTAGGACCGAACCGTGTGCCTTGTTTCGACCGTCACGTCGTACTCGTCGCCGGCGGCCTCGCGGATCGCCCGCTCGCCAGGCCCGAAAGGATCGTCCTCGTGCTGGATGTCGTAGTAGTGAACCACGGCCTCCTCGCCCGCAATCTCGAGAGCGGTCTCCAGAAACTCGTCGGCACTGTGTGGAAGGTTCATGACGATCCGGTCGGCCCAGTCGGCGTGCGCCGGGACCGTCTCGCGGACGTCGCCCTCGATCGCCGTGATCCGGTCAGCGACATCGTTGCGTCGAGCGTTCTCCCTGAGATACTCGATCGCGTCAGGGTTGACATCCACGCCGACGCACGTCGCGCCCTCCTTCGCCATCGGGATGACGAACGGGCCGACACCGGCGAACATGTCGAACGCCTGCTCGCCGGCCCCGACCTGCTCGACGACGCGGTGACGCTCAGTCGCCAACCGGGGCGAGAAGTACACCGCTGCAAGGTCGAGGACGAACTCACAGCCGTACTCACGGTGGACAGCCTCGGTGCCGTCGCCGGCGAGGACGTCCCACTCGCGGACGCGTTGTTCGCCCTTGACTTTCGAGGCGCGATTGACGACCGTCTCGACTGGGAGGTCAGCGGCCATGATCGCCTCGGCGATCTCGCGTGCCCGATCGATGTCGTCCTCGTCGATGATCACGACTTCACCGAGGCGCTCGTAACTCGGCTCGAACCCGAGCACGTCGGCGGGCATCGTCTGCCCCTCGCGGACTGGCGAGTCGTGATCGACGACCGCGTACTCCTCGGGGACGGCAGACGGATCGACGATTGGAATGAGAATGGCGTCCTCGACGACGTCGATCTCGTGACCGTCGTCGATAAGATCACGCTCGGCGAGGCGGGCGCGGGTCGCTTCGCCGTCCTCGCGGGGGACGCGGACGCAGGGCACAGCCATACGGGCACCTGCGTGCGCTCGGGCGGTAAGCCTGACGTTTCACCGTCGCGATCCTGAGGAGCGGGTCCGGAACGCTTCGCTTATGCCCTCGGCCGACCCAGCGGAGACATGCTCACCTTCGTTGGCCTCGGCCTCTATGACGAGCGCTCGGTCACGCTCGCCGGCCGAGATGCGATCCGCACAGCGGACCGTGTCTTCGCCGAATTCTACACCAGTCAGCTCGCCGGCGCGTCCATCGAGGAGATCGAAGCCTTCCACGACACCGACATCGAGGTCCGGGATCGAGCCGGCATCGAGCAGGATCCGGATCCGATCCTCGACGCCGCTCTCGAGGACGAGGTCGTCTTCCTGACTGCGGGCGACACCATGATCTCGACGACGCACGTCGACCTGCGACTGCGCGCCGAGCAGCGCGGGATCGAAACGCAAGTGATCCACGGCACGACTGCCCAGGCCGCGGCGAGTTCGCTCACTGGACTCCAGAACTATCGCTTCGGGAAGGCCACGACGCTCCCGTTCGAGCGCTCCCACGGTGGGGATGGTGTCCCGGACAGCGTGATCGAGACGATCGAGGCCAATCGAGATCGGGGTCTTCACACGCTCGTCTTCCTGGACATCACCGTCGAGAGCGACGACGGGACATATATGCGGGGGGACCAGGCAGCCTCGCTCCTCGCCAAGCACTGGCGTCCGAACGCGCTGGGCGTCGTGGTCGCTCGGGCGGGCAGCCCCGATCCAGTCGTCCAGGCGGGCCGCCTGAGTGCGCTCGCCGAGATGGACTTCGGCGGCCCTCTGCATCTTCTGGTGGTGCCCGGGTCGCTCCACTACATCGAGCGAGACGCCCTCGCCGCGATCGGTGATGCACCTGCCGATGCGCTCGACGAGAACATCGTCGACTAACGCGCCTATTGTTCCCCGAGACGTCAGTTCTCGGTCGATTCGACGTCGAGTGCGTCCGTGAGATCGTATTCCGTGCCAGTGATGACGTAGAGCCCCTCCTCCACGACGGTAAGGACGTCCGGGACCCACCGGAGGACGAGCCAGGTGATCGCGATCAGTGCGAACACCGACCCGAACTGCGCGAGGATCCGGTCGCCGATGTAGTACGAGACCAGGTACGGATCGGACGCCGAGAACAGCGACATGATCAGCTCTGGGAAAATGTGCAGCCGCTGGTTGCCGAGTGTATGGGCGATGAAGACGTTGCGAACGATGTTGAGCACGTAGATGACGCCGATGGCGACGCCCATCGCCTTGGCCTTCTGCCGGAGCGACCCGCGGACAGCACCGATCAGCCCGACGAAGATCGCCATGCTCCCGATACCGGTACACGCGAGTCGGATGGTGTACGTGATCGGGTGGCCACCCGGCGAGTAGAGGAACGTGTTCCGGTATGGGAAGTGTTTCTCCGGGAGATCGGCCTGACCCGACAGAGCGGACCCATCGGGAAGTTCGAGACCGGCAGGGAGGTATGGGTACCAGTCGCCGAGACGGTACTGATCGCCGAGCATCCCCAGCACAAAGTCCGTGTGCGAAGTGACCGTCTGGATCAGCGGGCGTCGGACGAACGCGAGCGAGGACAGTGGCAGGAAGAACAGCCACGCGAACGCGATCGCTCGCGAGACGACGAACAGCCGCCGACGGCCGTTGGCGATCAGATAGGCGACGTATATCGACAGCGGGATCGCGATCACGACACCGACGCCCTCGGTGATCGACTTCTGGGCGAAGACGAAGTAATGGACGTACGTCAGCCAGTAGCCCGAAAGGACGATCCACGCGCCGACGTAGGCGCGTTCGGCCCACGTTTCGTCGTAGCGTTCGAGGACCACACCCGCGAGAAAGGCGACCAGCACGACCCACGCGAGCGTGCCGGCGTATCCGTTCAACGCCGCCAACCAGTCGACGAGCGGATCGATCATTCAGTATCGACCGTTGGATGATTCCGACTATATGTCTTGTCGTTGGGACGCGTCTACCCGTGCGCCGCTCACCCGGCGTTCGGCACTGTTTCTTCGATGATGGACTCGACCAGCACGACGATCCCTTTGAGAGCGATGACGATCCCGGCGAAAACGAACGCGATCCACGTCGCGAACCCGACAAGCGTCGCATCGAGGCTACCGTTCGCGGTCCCGATGGCCCCGAACCACGATCCGAGCCAGGCGACGAGTATCCCCGCTGTGACGTACACTGCCGTGTAAAGTCGGATGCCGAGCGTGTCTTCCATAGGTTCGCATCATCGAATGCGAAAATAAAATTGTGGGTCGATTTGTCGCATCTTCGGGTCCCGGCGTGACTGTTCCTGATCCTAGTGCTGGCTGGCTACCTCGAACCAAGCAATCTCTCGTATCGGGCGCTATTCTCACGGCATATTTGGGCGCTCGATAGACGATCAAAGCAGGCCATCAGGAAAAACGGAATCGCCGTCACCTCCTCGCGGAAGTCTGGTTCGGCATCTGCACAACGTGGAACCCTAGGCGCGCTCAGTTTCTCTATTGGCAGACTGTTTGCTACTGAAACGGTCGTCCATCCACTGGCCGAGCAATCCACCGATGACGCCGACGACGATCAGCACAACGGTGAGAATTCCAGCCGTCAGCACCCCGGCACCGGCCGACGACGCGTTCATGAGCCAGGAGTCGCCGACAACATCGACGAGTATCGGGTTTCCCCACCACGCAGACACGGCCACGCCACTTTGCCAGAAGAGGATCGGTATTCCGCCGGATATCCCGGTCACAATGCCAGCCTGCATCCCGTTCACTCGTTGTGATCGGGAGAGATAGCCCGAAGCGACGCATGCAATGAACAGCGGTAGCACCTGAACGCCGTCGAAAACGAAAACCCAGTTAATGCCGATCGTAAATGGGATCGACACGATTCCGAGCAAAACCGCGTTTCGGAGCGGTCCATGACCCAAATCACGGAACTGGTTCTTGAGTGACGCCATATGCAGGGAAATGTTACGATACGATAATAAGTTCGGGGGAGGACAACCGTCGATACGGTTGGGCGTGTCGAAAACCCGCCGTTCACAGCCACTCGCACAAAAAGCGATCTTGACGAGCGAAGCAAGTCACGGCTCGGTGACCTCAGCGTTTGACGATCTCGATCTCGTGACCGTCGGGATCCTTCGTGAAGGCATAGTTGTAGTCACAGGACTCGGGGTCGCGGTAGTCCTCGGCGTCTCGCTGCATGAGCGTCCCCCAGGTGTCTTCGAGCGTGCCTTCGTCCGTACGGACCGCCAGGTGGCCCCAGGCATCACCCATCTCGTAGGACCGGCCGTCGTAGTTGTAGGTCAACTCGACGGACATCGCTTCCTCGGCCGCCCCGGCAGGCTTCATGAAGTACAGCGCGAACGAGGAGTGCTCGCTCCGGCGGACGAGGTCGTATTCGAGCGCGCGTGTGTACCAACCGATGGCTTGCTCTGCGTCCTCGACCCGGATCATCGTATGGTCGATGCTCCAGCGCGCGCCGTGGTCGCGCTCGACGATCTCGATCTCGTGGCCGTCGGGGTCCTTGACGAAGGCGTAGCCCGGGTTCTCCTCCGGCGGGCGGTAGTCCTCGACGCCCTCGTCCATCAGCTCGTCGTAGGCTTCCTCGACGTCCTCGACGCGGACCGCGATGTGGCCCCAGGCGTCGCCCATCGTGTAGGATCGCCCGTCGTGGTTGTAGGTCAGTTCCAGCGTCGCGCCCTCGTCGTGGACATCTGCGGGGCCGAGATGGACGTTGGTGAACGTCTCGGCTTCCCAGCGACTCTTCTCCTCGTAGTCGAAGTGGGTGGTGTACCAATCGAGCGATTCCTCTAAGTCCTCGACGCGCATCATGACGTGATCGAGCGTGCCGTCCATGTTCGATCGGTCGGGCGGACGGCCGAAAAACGTGCCGGACGCGGCCCGTTCGTCACGGAGCGAAAGGCTAGCGAGGGAACGTGCCGATCCGACGAAGGTCCGGCCAGTAGAACCACCACGCGATCGTCCAGGCGACGAGGGTGCCCAGCGGGACGACCACGTACCCACCGCGCCGGAAGAATCCCCAGGAAACGGTGAGTTGGGTCACGCCGACTAGCACGAGCAGGCCGGCCGTCACCCGTGGGTCGCCCCGGTTGACGGACTCCGCGGCGACGCTCGCGAGCGTGAGAGCATAGATCACGACGCCGATCGGCCAGGACAGCAGGAACGGCGGTGGACCGCTGCCGGTTGCTGCGAGATAGTCCGGGAGAAGCGTGACGTGAAAAGCAAACGGATCGAACAGCCCCCATGGCATGACCAATGTTACGTACCCGCCGCTGAGCAAAACCGTCCAGGGTACGACAAGTAGCGTGAGCACAGCCACGGCCCGCGTCCCCCGGTTGACATGTGGCATGGGCCGTTGATACGATCAGGTCCCAGAAACGTTTACCGGGCGATGCAACATACGAAACTGCTTTCCGGGACGGCTTTTCAACGAGACTGGTCGCTGGCGGACACGATGTCGAATATCTCCCGCGTTTCAGCATGGTAACTACCGGAGAAGGCCTCGGTTCGATCGAACGTGATGTCGCCGTGCACGCCGATCGAGTCGACTGGTTCGGTAACCGGGTCGACGATGAGTTCGAACCCAAGCGATCCCGCGCCGAGTTCACCGAGATCGTCGACGGCGATGACCGTCGTGAGATCGTCGTCTGTATCCATACGAATGTCCGGCCAGGGTCCACCGTCCGGGACTTTGAGGTACATCTCGGCCGGTACGCCGGCACCGCCCGGTGGCCCGCGCAACTCGAAGGCCATGCGTTCGGTCCGCAGTCCCGCCCGATGCCAGAGATGTATTCGAAGCGGGAACCTCTCGGTGGTGGTCTCGGGAGCGTATCCTTGCATGATGCTGAGGGTCGCCTGCTCGGTGTCGTCCCGATAGAACGTCACGTGATGCTCCATGTCATCCCCGTCATCGGTCGTCTCGGTGTGGGTCAGCTCCGTCGAGCCACCGAGAGTGCCACACCCGGCCAGCCCGCCGACGCCTGCGATGCCGGCTGTGGCGAGAAACGTTCGTCGTTGCATATCGGTGCTAACGGCAGTCAGCGGAAAGGATCGGCGGTAACTCAAATGACTTTTTGACCGCCGAGTGGCCGTCTGGTCGACCGTCGAGGGGACGCCGCCAGCAGCCGTCTCACCGATCGATGATGAGGCGAAGGACGTCTTCGTCGGCGAGTTCGTGATCGCGGCCGACCTGCTGATCGTCGTGGGCCGCGCTCTCTCCCGAGACACGCGCAAAGCGAAAGCGATCGTCGAAACGCCCGCCGATCTTCTCGCAGGCGTCCCCCACGGTATCGCCCTCGGTAAGGATCAGCGGCTCGTCGTAATCGATCCCCCGACCGGGCTTGTCCATGTAAATACGGATCAGGCCGAGTTCGTCCCAGATGCGGTCGGTCAGGCTGTCGAGCCCTCTCTCCTTTTCGGCACTGATGAAGATGGCGTCGTCGGGATCGATATCGACCTCACGTAAGTCACTCTTGACGGTGTCGACGTAGCTTGGGTCGATCAGGTCCGTCTTGTTGACGGCAACGATCGAAGGCAGGTACTCACGGTTGTCCATGACGCCGTCGATCAGCCGGTCGATGTCGACCTGCTCGCCGATGGTCACGTCGGCGTTGACGAAGTCGTGTTCCCGGAGCACGCTCTTGATCGTCAGTTCGTCCAGTTCGAGATCGACGGACGCGTTGACGGAGATGCCATCCTTGTGCTTCCGGCGGACGTTGACCCGCGGTGGGTCGA contains:
- a CDS encoding DUF6602 domain-containing protein, whose amino-acid sequence is MSKFDDYFRYTSELLQTRYEQSQAIDHNLTAGEVRELFVEEFLSDMYPEQFVFGDGEIIDSSGRVSPQADLVVYDQQSPLLTYGGSNHFLAEGVLAHLEIKSDLTSSVDDVLTKTEGVKELNKNWVENTREQIDLPHVFSGAFAFEGPSPETLLRQLCEFYDIEVLQEGEQSVIETGDYHWGEVIDVICVLGEYVFFKHTSLDRQGNPTTTMQLLDTGEDSLSGFFVFLAGSIYRGMAGRPDLRSYMSMGEYDAFELPD
- the dph5 gene encoding diphthine synthase; this encodes MLTFVGLGLYDERSVTLAGRDAIRTADRVFAEFYTSQLAGASIEEIEAFHDTDIEVRDRAGIEQDPDPILDAALEDEVVFLTAGDTMISTTHVDLRLRAEQRGIETQVIHGTTAQAAASSLTGLQNYRFGKATTLPFERSHGGDGVPDSVIETIEANRDRGLHTLVFLDITVESDDGTYMRGDQAASLLAKHWRPNALGVVVARAGSPDPVVQAGRLSALAEMDFGGPLHLLVVPGSLHYIERDALAAIGDAPADALDENIVD
- a CDS encoding TIGR04206 family protein produces the protein MPHVNRGTRAVAVLTLLVVPWTVLLSGGYVTLVMPWGLFDPFAFHVTLLPDYLAATGSGPPPFLLSWPIGVVIYALTLASVAAESVNRGDPRVTAGLLVLVGVTQLTVSWGFFRRGGYVVVPLGTLVAWTIAWWFYWPDLRRIGTFPR
- a CDS encoding VOC family protein yields the protein MDGTLDHVMMRVEDLEESLDWYTTHFDYEEKSRWEAETFTNVHLGPADVHDEGATLELTYNHDGRSYTMGDAWGHIAVRVEDVEEAYDELMDEGVEDYRPPEENPGYAFVKDPDGHEIEIVERDHGARWSIDHTMIRVEDAEQAIGWYTRALEYDLVRRSEHSSFALYFMKPAGAAEEAMSVELTYNYDGRSYEMGDAWGHLAVRTDEGTLEDTWGTLMQRDAEDYRDPESCDYNYAFTKDPDGHEIEIVKR
- a CDS encoding class I SAM-dependent methyltransferase translates to MAVPCVRVPREDGEATRARLAERDLIDDGHEIDVVEDAILIPIVDPSAVPEEYAVVDHDSPVREGQTMPADVLGFEPSYERLGEVVIIDEDDIDRAREIAEAIMAADLPVETVVNRASKVKGEQRVREWDVLAGDGTEAVHREYGCEFVLDLAAVYFSPRLATERHRVVEQVGAGEQAFDMFAGVGPFVIPMAKEGATCVGVDVNPDAIEYLRENARRNDVADRITAIEGDVRETVPAHADWADRIVMNLPHSADEFLETALEIAGEEAVVHYYDIQHEDDPFGPGERAIREAAGDEYDVTVETRHTVRSYAPHELNVVLDVRLSR
- a CDS encoding OBG GTPase family GTP-binding protein, which translates into the protein MGLQAEIEELEEEIASTPYNKSTEEHIGRLKAKLAEKKEEFEKRQSSSGGGEGYAVEKTGDATVALVGFPSVGKSTLINALTNADSDVGSYDFTTLDVNPGMLQYNGANIQLLDVPGLIEGAAGGRGDGKAVLSVVRTADLVLFVLSAFEIQQYERLREELYKNKVRLDVDPPRVNVRRKHKDGISVNASVDLELDELTIKSVLREHDFVNADVTIGEQVDIDRLIDGVMDNREYLPSIVAVNKTDLIDPSYVDTVKSDLREVDIDPDDAIFISAEKERGLDSLTDRIWDELGLIRIYMDKPGRGIDYDEPLILTEGDTVGDACEKIGGRFDDRFRFARVSGESAAHDDQQVGRDHELADEDVLRLIIDR
- a CDS encoding homing endonuclease associated repeat-containing protein yields the protein MSRGVTDEELLAEIGRLAKELGRKPTASEMNEKGNYSASACQNHFGTWGNALKEAGYEPRYERSDSPSEEELLD
- the artA gene encoding archaeosortase A, with the translated sequence MIDPLVDWLAALNGYAGTLAWVVLVAFLAGVVLERYDETWAERAYVGAWIVLSGYWLTYVHYFVFAQKSITEGVGVVIAIPLSIYVAYLIANGRRRLFVVSRAIAFAWLFFLPLSSLAFVRRPLIQTVTSHTDFVLGMLGDQYRLGDWYPYLPAGLELPDGSALSGQADLPEKHFPYRNTFLYSPGGHPITYTIRLACTGIGSMAIFVGLIGAVRGSLRQKAKAMGVAIGVIYVLNIVRNVFIAHTLGNQRLHIFPELIMSLFSASDPYLVSYYIGDRILAQFGSVFALIAITWLVLRWVPDVLTVVEEGLYVITGTEYDLTDALDVESTEN
- a CDS encoding homing endonuclease associated repeat-containing protein, with amino-acid sequence MLSDEDLISDLQKFASEYGKTPTRREMNQDGPHSERPYIERFGSWNETLDEAGLEINQASHDRDEPISREELLFELQRLTDELGRPPTGPEMHDFGAFSHSIYQRKFDTWNNALREAGLDLHDNKGTPDGELISEIQSLVDELGRVPAAQDMNNKGKYMHSTYQSRFGSWSDAVREAGYEPVWGQSGFPAGEEHPGWKGGHKRYYGPSWSSARRKARERDGYTCQRCGMTDEEHLDEYGHKLHVHHIKPFRTFDDHEDANDLGNLITVCLDCHNRLEGLPLDFQTPD
- a CDS encoding DUF5518 domain-containing protein, which gives rise to MASLKNQFRDLGHGPLRNAVLLGIVSIPFTIGINWVFVFDGVQVLPLFIACVASGYLSRSQRVNGMQAGIVTGISGGIPILFWQSGVAVSAWWGNPILVDVVGDSWLMNASSAGAGVLTAGILTVVLIVVGVIGGLLGQWMDDRFSSKQSANRETERA